The proteins below come from a single Metarhizium brunneum chromosome 1, complete sequence genomic window:
- the mic10 gene encoding MICOS complex subunit mic10 — protein sequence MPESAPAAAPASAISRPVSEALLNEKWDRCLSNLLVKSTLGLGFGVVFSVLLFRRRAWPAFVGAGFGAGRAYEECNINLKLAARDLKKQQQP from the exons ATGCCCGAGTCCGCCCctgctgcagctcctgcGAGCGCCATTTCCCGACCCGTCAGCGAGGCCCTCCTCAACGAGAAG TGGGATCGCTGTCTGTCGAACCTCCTCGTAAAATCTACCCTTGGTCTCGGTTTCGGTGTCGTCTTTTCCGTCCTGTTATTTCGACGACGAGCCTGGCCCGCCTTTGTTGGTGCCGGTTTCGGTGCTGGACGAGCCTACGAGGAATGCAACATCAATCTGAAGCTGGCGGCGCGCGAtctcaagaagcagcagcaacctTAG
- the URB2 gene encoding Nucleolar pre-ribosomal-associated protein 2, translating into MDNTDLIKTVRGLDQNGPGDDGQNLQQLWNFLAAAADNQFHAAEESSLRWLLKSMNGTSEAAETLRRYPLTWTILDRVFQRIPLFSLAKSLADRKFMAVLQQTLKDVSKPVGSTEQTTPTKRKRSTLIAYSVDALRSINGCLETAQTLFIAVKSLLNRLDNTLETFSRDKIGAEHIRSLFCTSAVDATAIAAPAFKICENLLSSDSHDQIKGCEDWIQTISSVWDLHLQGTDDVVNVAIYLFRPASVILANVGPFSSANRAQVRDSLKEKWSSDMQAFMHRNFALPGRGAFINHRTLEAFTTALEICKGIIHLAAPALYFIASSTYKDVADSGLRKDNVAWIKETFQAVELAIARRQDRHILMESILEQALGNSAPVGVDDLRRVCRDYALQDDGTRWSLVSKIAQCETDVFQISDDSIELRKEICDRIIKEDNDESNKKAIVEVIGAIQDGFRTHRDLPSFLRLWFQQLSDTERQNFRADSAWITFIRERSQKDSLTSIIETGMSPQRLNEVVAWVKENSSKQNPQATVLFASTVVQSLHSEQYVDAIGRQLFDLVEGLKASTPLTALRWRVVSMTVWCVAPDERQGIWGAVKKRLTKALEKSPILSAEAYEAFRCCYEIWDSVSPDGPWVEEPAGLTEAFTKRLAVEMSSACVLKGTLFSTALGLASEAVFNEDYGYEQYIAWLLNGSSRFNKLYMSKAGELPPALGEVIASRKLSTDGLAILWAALIRNETNLNETKLSHGLVDRLLAAFDESGKEKNWPGEKGQMWMRALSSIPLDCFDRDQREKLTTILAKRQSMLTEPATKDDVNSWKLLLSLICKIMKRPTFHEGMRFSDLVEASQTLSHLSMTSEDSIETILEVIERFSHMASLVIKQMAGHVDERSAKYFREATTFVSICEKQADGSSDHKLDLPALHMTLLKSLGTELTQSVNARSNTDFAPLLTTTRKALSKCITKVIKFCVSEKKVLELSSLPVDMSIMAAVDAAAATEFSDKNDLKSSSIRKLEKRTKQAMQDGDLRAWKIQTFLRAYLSDKLEVSHPTTFDDLKNLPHRMREVVLRELVQSVSANMDGLSKLAYLRELLRELKGGCNTDGQLLAIEYLANQIIESSDFQLQTDDGFNIGMVHSDLTSLLLRKPSNSNIICRILRALLEKRPQLMSQWNIEITLSTVSDLASDRHAGESTTSYPWLCKLVEVIIKKHRLRLEGHFHLLLSTLQALLQNLIKSQQHSTATDNLAQEAKAQLYARLVTLICEPTVGAVSRSQLHSSLDSATDAAKRSAGRHMYLILVHYVKLQLETSVSTEVRDALEQAMNSIFDITPPEGRKILNDTMDSSGRAILREMFKRYVKFGKWSGV; encoded by the exons ATG GATAACACGGACCTCATCAAGACCGTTAGAGGTCTGGACCAAAATGGCCCTGGAGACGATGGTCAAAACCTCCAGCAGCTTTGGAACTTCCTAGCTGCGGCAGCGGATAACCAGTTTCATGCTGCAGAAGAAAGCAGCTTACGGTGGCTGTTGAAATCCATGAACGGCACTTCAGAAGCGGCCGAGACGTTGCGCCGGTACCCTCTCACTTGGACGATTCTCGACCGTGTCTTCCAAAGAATCCCGTTGTTTTCACTGGCAAAATCGCTGGCGGATAGAAAATTTATGGCAGTTCTGCAACAGACGCTAAAAGATGTCTCGAAGCCAGTTGGCTCTACTGAACAAACTACTCCGACTAAACGAAAGCGTTCGACACTCATTGCCTACTCGGTCGACGCTCTGCGAAGCATAAATGGGTGCCTGGAGACTGCTCAGACTCTGTTCATAGCAGTGAAGTCACTGTTAAATCGCTTAGACAACACATTGGAGACATTCTCGCGAGACAAGATTGGAGCCGAACATATTAGGTCTCTCTTCTGTACATCGGCCGTAGATGCCACAGCAATTGCAGCGCCGGCGTTTAAAATATGCGAAAATCTCTTATCCAGCGACTCACACGACCAAATAAAAGGGTGCGAAGATTGGATTCAAACAATTTCATCAGTTTGGGACCTTCATCTCCAGGGCACGGATGATGTCGTGAATGTGGCAATATACCTGTTCCGACCTGCATCAGTCATTCTAGCAAATGTTGGGCCGTTTTCTTCTGCAAATCGAGCTCAGGTACGCGATAGCCTGAAGGAGAAATGGTCATCGGATATGCAGGCATTCATGCATCGCAACTTTGCTCTCCCCGGACGAGGCGCCTTCATCAACCATCGAACTCTCGAAGCTTTTACGACTGCTCTGGAGATATGTAAAGGTATAATTCATCTGGCCGCTCCTGCGTTGTACTTCATCGCATCGAGCACATACAAGGATGTAGCCGACAGTGGACTTCGCAAGGACAATGTTGCGTGGATTAAAGAAACGTTTCAAGCTGTTGAGCTGGCAATCGCGAGGAGACAAGATCGTCACATTCTCATGGAGAGTATTTTAGAGCAAGCATTGGGAAATTCTGCCCCAGTTGGTGTAGACGACCTGCGTCGGGTGTGTCGGGATTACGCCTTACAAGACGACGGTACCCGCTGGTCCTTGGTGTCAAAGATTGCTCAGTGCGAAACAGATGTGTTCCAAATATCTGACGACAGTATTGAGCTGCGAAAGGAAATCTGTGACAGAATCATCAAAGAAGACAATGACGAAAGCAATAAAAAGGCAATTGTGGAAGTGATTGGGGCGATTCAAGATGGATTCCGCACTCATCGAGACCTGCCAAGCTTCTTGCGGTTATGGTTTCAGCAACTTTCGGATACCGAGAGACAGAATTTTCGTGCGGATTCGGCTTGGATTACTTTTATTCGGGAGCGATCTCAAAAGGACTCGCTCACTTCCATTATCGAGACTGGAATGTCTCCTCAGCGTCTGAATGAGGTTGTTGCATGGGTGAAGGAAAATTCATCAAAACAAAATCCTCAAGCGACTGTATTATTTGCATCTACTGTTGTTCAGTCGTTACATAGTGAACAATACGTCGATGCCATTGGGCGGCAGCTGTTCGATTTGGTGGAGGGTTTGAAGGCTTCTACTCCTTTGACGGCTTTGCGATGGCGAGTTGTGTCAATGACTGTTTGGTGCGTGGCTCCAGATGAAAGGCAAGGAATTTGGGGCGCGGTGAAGAAGCGTCTTACCAAGGCTTTGGAAAAGTCGCCAATCCTGTCCGCGGAAGCGTACGAAGCCTTCAGATGCTGCTACGAAATTTGGGATTCTGTGTCCCCTGATGGACCTTGGGTCGAAGAGCCTGCGGGCTTGACCGAAGCATTCACGAAAAGACTCGCGGTTGAAATGAGCTCTGCCTGTGTTCTGAAGGGTACTCTATTCTCAACAGCGCTTGGCTTGGCTAGTGAAGCGGTCTTCAATGAAGACTATGGTTACGAGCAGTACATTGCCTGGTTATTGAACGGTTCCAGCCGATTCAACAAACTCTACATGTCTAAGGCAGGCGAGTTGCCGCCCGCACTCGGTGAAGTAATTGCATCACGCAAATTGAGTACAGACGGGTTGGCTATTCTGTGGGCGGCATTGATACGGAATGAGACCAATCTCAATGAAACGAAGCTTTCGCATGGTCTAGTTGATCGCCTACTCGCGGCTTTTGACGAATCTGGAAAGGAGAAGAACTGGCCGGGTGAAAAGGGGCAAATGTGGATGAGAGCGCTATCAAGTATCCCCTTAGACTGCTTCGATCGTGATCAGCGAGAAAAGCTTACGACGATACTGGCTAAGCGACAGTCAATGCTGACAGAACCTGCCACCAAGGACGATGTGAACAGTTGGAAGCTGTTATTAAGCCTGATATGCAAGATTATGAAACGACCTACATTTCACGAGGGCATGCGATTCTCAGACTTGGTGGAAGCATCTCAGACGTTGTCCCATCTTTCGATGACATCGGAAGACAGCATCGAGACAATCCTGGAGGTCATTGAGAGGTTTTCTCACATGGCTTCTTTAGTCATAAAGCAAATGGCAGGTCACGTCGATGAGCGAAGTGCCAAGTACTTCCGCGAAGCCACTACATTCGTGTCGATTTGCGAGAAGCAAGCCGATGGCAGTAGTGACCACAAGCTTGACTTGCCAGCCCTCCACATGACTCTACTGAAATCCCTCGGCACTGAGCTTACTCAGTCTGTAAACGCCCGATCAAACACGGACTTTGCGCCTTTATTGACCACGACACGAAAAGCTTTATCGAAATGCATCACGAAAGTCATCAAATTTTGTGTCTCGGAAAAAAAAGTACTAGAGCTCTCTAGTCTGCCTGTCGATATGAGCATTATGGCCGCTGTGGATGCCGCTGCAGCCACGGAGTTCTCTGATAAAAATGACTTGAAGTCATCTTCTATAAGAAAACTAGAAAAAAGAACTAAACAGGCGATGCAGGATGGTGATTTGCGAGCATGGAAGATTCAAACATTTCTTCGCGCGTACTTATCAGACAAGCTTGAGGTATCGCATCCAACCACTTTCGACGACCTGAAAAATCTGCCTCACCGTATGCGAGAGGTGGTGCTCAGGGAGCTTGTCCAATCCGTGTCTGCTAACATGGACGGCTTGTCGAAATTGGCGTACTTGAGAGAGCTGCTGAGAGAGCTGAAAGGAGGCTGTAATACGGATGGTCAGTTGCTTGCCATTGAGTATCTGGCAAATCAAATTATTG AATCATCCGACTTCCAGCTTCAGACTGATGACGGTTTCAACATCGGTATGGTCCACAGTGATTTGACCTCGTTGCTTCTGCGCAAACCATCCAATTCCAACATCATCTGCCGCATCCTGCGAGCTCTTCTAGAGAAACGGCCGCAGTTAATGAGCcaatggaacattgaaattaCCCTGAGCACTGTATCTGATCTCGCATCGGACCGCCATGCCGGCGAGAGCACTACATCCTATCCTTGGCTTTGCAAACTGGTCGaagtaattattaagaaGCACCGTTTGCGACTTGAAGGGCATTTCCACCTGCTCTTGAGCACGTTGCAAGCCTTGCTGCAGAATCTCATCAAGAGTCAACAGCACTCCACAGCAACAGACAACTTGGCtcaagaagccaaggcccaGTTGTATGCCCGTCTCGTCACCCTGATTTGCGAGCCTACCGTCGGAGCTGTCTCCCGTTCGCAGCTTCACAGTTCGCTGGACTCAGCTACCGATGCCGCCAAGCGATCTGCCGGCCGACACATGTACCTCATTCTGGTACACTATGTCAAGCTGCAGCTCGAAACGAGCGTGTCAACAGAAGTACGTGATGCGCTTGAACAGGCTATGAATTCCATCTTCGACATTACGCCCCCTGAAGGAAGAAAGATTCTCAACGACACAATGGATAGCAGTGGCAGAGCGATATTGCGAGAAATGTTTAAGAGATATGTCAAATTCGGTAAATGGAGTGGCGTTTGA
- the gsl-3 gene encoding 3-ketodihydrosphingosine reductase gsl-3 — translation MGLFSGNKMPVAGKTVLITGGSEGMGLSVAQQLSAKGASIILVSRSTAKLEEALKTVRASAKDPSQRFHHIAADVSSPSYAAPLIAAATAWNNNQTPDIVWCCAGTSAPQLFTEMEMDSLRHHMDVNFYGTAEMSHAILRAWLEPSAPVTLEPKHLVMTTSAVALYTIPGYAPYAPSKWALRGLADTLSQEVMLYPQNVKVHVVYPGTILSPGFVREEQVKPEITKILEASDPRQTPDQVAAASIKGLENGDYFVTVNWLGDLMRLGMLGGSFRNNWVVDTLGAWLVAILWIFVQPDLHGKIRAYRKKHGHPSARTKDHVGLDGGRSN, via the exons ATGGGTCTCTTCTCGGGGAACAAGATGCCCGTCGCGGGAAAG ACGGTCCTCATCACAGGCGGATCCGAAGGCATGGGCCTCTCTGTCGCGCAGCAGCTCAGCGCCAAAGGAGCCAGCATCATCCTCGTTTCCCGAAGCACCGCCAAGCTCGAAGAAGCTCTCAAAACCGTCAGA GCATCAGCAAAGGACCCCAGCCAACGATTCCACCACATCGCGGCCGACGTATCCTCCCCCTCCTACGCGGCACctctcatcgccgccgccacagCGTGGAACAACAACCAAACACCCGACATCGTCTGGTGCTGCGCGGGCACATCCGCGCCCCAGCTCTTCACAGAAATGGAAATGGACTCCCTCCGACACCACATGGACGTCAACTTTTACGGCACCGCCGAAATGTCACACGCCATCCTGAGAGCCTGGCTCGAGCCCTCGGCCCCCGTCACGCTCGAGCCCAAGCACCTCGTCATGACCACCTCCGCGGTAGCCCTGTACACCATCCCCGGATATGCGCCCTACGCACCCTCGAAATGGGCCCTGAGAGGCCTCGCAGACACCCTCTCGCAGGAGGTCATGCTGTATCCGCAGAACGTCAAGGTCCACGTCGTGTATCCCGGGACGATCCTGTCGCCAGGATTCGTGCGCGAGGAGCAGGTGAAGCCGGAAATTACCAAGATCCTAGAAGCGTCGGACCCGAGGCAGACACCCGACCAAGTCGCCGCAGCGTCAATCAAGGGACTGGAGAATGGCGATTACTTCGTCACGGTAAACTGGCTCGGGGACTTGATGAGACTGGGCATGCTGGGGGGTTCCTTCAGGAACAACTGGGTTGTTGATACGCTCGGCGCATGGCTGGTTGCCATTCTATGGATCTTTGTGCAGCCCGACTTGCATGGCAAGATTAGAGCCTATCGCAAGAAACATGGGCATCCTAGCGCGCGCACAAAAGACCACGTAGGCCTTGACGGGGGAAGATCAAATTAA